CACGGCGGGGCCGGACCGCAGTCGGTGACCGGGTTCGCCGAGCGGTTCGCGGCCGCCCACGACGTGCGCGTGCTCGTGCCGACTCACCCCGGCTTCGGCGGCACCGCCCGCCCCGAGGCGCTGAACTCCGTCGGCGGCCTCGCCGCGCTCTACGTCGCGCTGCTCGACCAGCTCGGCCTGCGGGACGTCACCGTGATCGGGAACTCCATCGGCGGCTGGATCACCGCGGAGATCGCCCTGGTGAAGTCGCCGCGGGTGAGCGGCATCGTGCTGATCGACGCGGTCGGGATCGAGGTGCCGGGCCACCCGGTGGCCGACTTCTTCTCCCTGACCATGGACCAGGTCTTCCGGCTCAGCTTCCACAATCCCGAGCCGTTCCGCGTAGACC
The Sporichthyaceae bacterium DNA segment above includes these coding regions:
- a CDS encoding alpha/beta hydrolase, with the translated sequence MNTATYTVDLAGVGPVELTVADYGSGQPFLLLHGGAGPQSVTGFAERFAAAHDVRVLVPTHPGFGGTARPEALNSVGGLAALYVALLDQLGLRDVTVIGNSIGGWITAEIALVKSPRVSGIVLIDAVGIEVPGHPVADFFSLTMDQVFRLSFHNPEPFRVDPATLPPAAQAIAAGNRTAIGVYAGAGMNDPTLAGRLGSVEIPALVLWGDSDGIVDASYGRAYAAAIPAARFRLLPDTGHSPQLETP